In Hevea brasiliensis isolate MT/VB/25A 57/8 unplaced genomic scaffold, ASM3005281v1 Scaf224, whole genome shotgun sequence, one genomic interval encodes:
- the LOC110653503 gene encoding transcription factor TBF1-like — MAQMLFGESFGKFGDFGSYPQGTAGPSNAKPTGPSGEKISEVEEEEEEHVEVAEKVQEESKLAVVEEVEKNDEKEESAEEASEAEQEPNKEKSRESSSSHTKRNSSNENGKSEGGNSSGQEEEKEDVDKKKEEQSQDPSSDQPDSQPVPESTIFLPMQYGPRRTKAQARKSVLPIPPKIQVTIPEKAPKEEETSQTC; from the coding sequence ATGGCTCAAATGCTATTTGGTGAATCTTTTGGAAAGTTTGGAGATTTTGGAAGCTACCCACAGGGTACTGCTGGTCCTAGCAATGCAAAGCCTACTGGACCAAGTGGAGAAAAAATTtctgaagtggaagaagaagaagaggagcatGTAGAAGTTGCTGAAAAGGTACAAGAAGAAAGTAAGCTAGCTGTGGTTGAAGAAGTAGAGAAAAATGATGAGAAGGAAGAATCTGCAGAAGAGGCATCAGAAGCAGAACAAGAACCTAACAAAGAAAAATCAAGAGAATCCTCCTCATCTCATACTAAAAGAAATAGCAGCAATGAAAATGGAAAAAGTGAAGGCGGAAATAGTTCAGGACAAGAAGAGGAGAAGGAAGATGTTGACAAAAAGAAAGAAGAGCAGTCACAAGACCCATCCTCTGATCAACCTGACTCTCAACCAGTACCTGAATCAACCATCTTTTTACCCATGCAATATGGCCCTAGAAGAACCAAAGCACAAGCCAGAAAATCAGTTCTACCCATTCCTCCAAAAATCCAAGTAACCATACCTGAAAAAGCCCCCAAAGAAGAAGAAACAAGCCAAACTTGTTGA